The following proteins come from a genomic window of Mustela lutreola isolate mMusLut2 chromosome 6, mMusLut2.pri, whole genome shotgun sequence:
- the CRIP3 gene encoding cysteine-rich protein 3 isoform X2 — protein sequence MGGSGGGGGTEAPHRGAYCVREAQAALSGAMSWTCPRCQQPVFFAEKVSSLGKNWHRFCLKCERCHSVLSPGGHAEHNGRPYCHKPCYGALFGPRGVNIGGVGSYLYNPPTPTPASTTPLSPSSFSPPRPRTGLPQGKKSPPHMKTFTGETSLCPGCEEPVYFAEKVVSLGRNWHRPCLRCQRCRKTLTAGSHAEV from the exons ATGGGCGGGTCCGGCGGAGGGGGCGGGACCGAAGCCCCCCACCGTGGTGCCTACTGTGTGAGGGAGGCGCAGGCTGCGCTGAGCGGCGCCATGAGCTGGACCTGCCCGCGTTGCCAGCAACCCGTTTTCTTCG CGGAGAAGGTGAGCTCCCTGGGCAAGAACTGGCACCGCTTCTGCCTGAAATGTGAGCGCTGCCACAGCGTCCTGTCCCCAGGAGGGCATGCAGAG CACAACGGGAGGCCATATTGCCACAAGCCATGCTATGGGGCTCTCTTCGGACCCAGGG GGGTGAACATTGGTGGTGTGGGCTCCTACCTCTACaaccctcccactcccaccccagccaGCACCACTCCCCTCAGCCCCAGCAGTTTCAGCCCCCCCAGGCCCAGGACTGGCCTCCCCCAGGGCAAGAAAA GCCCTCCCCACATGAAGACATTCACTGGGGAGACTTCACTGTGCCCAGGCTGCGAGGAACCTGTCTATTTTG CTGAGAAGGTGGTGTCTTTGGGTAGAAACTGGCACCGACCCTGTCTGAGGTGCCAGCGCTGCCGGAAGACCCTGACTGCTGGGAGTCATGCTGAG GTGTGA
- the CRIP3 gene encoding cysteine-rich protein 3 isoform X3, with protein sequence MKTFTGETSLCPGCEEPVYFAEKVVSLGRNWHRPCLRCQRCRKTLTAGSHAEHDGVPYCHIPCYGYLFGPKGVNIGDVGCYIYDPVEIKSK encoded by the exons ATGAAGACATTCACTGGGGAGACTTCACTGTGCCCAGGCTGCGAGGAACCTGTCTATTTTG CTGAGAAGGTGGTGTCTTTGGGTAGAAACTGGCACCGACCCTGTCTGAGGTGCCAGCGCTGCCGGAAGACCCTGACTGCTGGGAGTCATGCTGAG CATGACGGCGTCCCCTACTGCCACATCCCCTGCTACGGCTACCTGTTTGGCCCCAAAG GTGTGAACATTGGTGATGTGGGCTGCTACATCTATGACCCCGTGGAGATAAAATCCAAATGA
- the CRIP3 gene encoding cysteine-rich protein 3 isoform X1, translated as MGGSGGGGGTEAPHRGAYCVREAQAALSGAMSWTCPRCQQPVFFAEKVSSLGKNWHRFCLKCERCHSVLSPGGHAEHNGRPYCHKPCYGALFGPRGVNIGGVGSYLYNPPTPTPASTTPLSPSSFSPPRPRTGLPQGKKSPPHMKTFTGETSLCPGCEEPVYFAEKVVSLGRNWHRPCLRCQRCRKTLTAGSHAEHDGVPYCHIPCYGYLFGPKGVNIGDVGCYIYDPVEIKSK; from the exons ATGGGCGGGTCCGGCGGAGGGGGCGGGACCGAAGCCCCCCACCGTGGTGCCTACTGTGTGAGGGAGGCGCAGGCTGCGCTGAGCGGCGCCATGAGCTGGACCTGCCCGCGTTGCCAGCAACCCGTTTTCTTCG CGGAGAAGGTGAGCTCCCTGGGCAAGAACTGGCACCGCTTCTGCCTGAAATGTGAGCGCTGCCACAGCGTCCTGTCCCCAGGAGGGCATGCAGAG CACAACGGGAGGCCATATTGCCACAAGCCATGCTATGGGGCTCTCTTCGGACCCAGGG GGGTGAACATTGGTGGTGTGGGCTCCTACCTCTACaaccctcccactcccaccccagccaGCACCACTCCCCTCAGCCCCAGCAGTTTCAGCCCCCCCAGGCCCAGGACTGGCCTCCCCCAGGGCAAGAAAA GCCCTCCCCACATGAAGACATTCACTGGGGAGACTTCACTGTGCCCAGGCTGCGAGGAACCTGTCTATTTTG CTGAGAAGGTGGTGTCTTTGGGTAGAAACTGGCACCGACCCTGTCTGAGGTGCCAGCGCTGCCGGAAGACCCTGACTGCTGGGAGTCATGCTGAG CATGACGGCGTCCCCTACTGCCACATCCCCTGCTACGGCTACCTGTTTGGCCCCAAAG GTGTGAACATTGGTGATGTGGGCTGCTACATCTATGACCCCGTGGAGATAAAATCCAAATGA
- the SLC22A7 gene encoding solute carrier family 22 member 7 isoform X1, with protein MRFEELLEQVGGFGPFQLCNVALLALPRVLLPMHFLLPVFLAAVPAHRCALPGTPANFSHQDAWLEAHLSREPDGTLSSCLYFTHSQALPNTTFWGADQSPGQLEGEPSTAPCPQGWDYDRSEFSSTIATEWDLVCEQKGLNKATSTFFFAGVLVGAVAFGYLSDRFGRRRLLLVAYVSSLVLGLASAASVSYIMFVITRTLTGTALAGFTIIVMPLEMEWLDVGHRTVAGVLSGTFWTVGVMLLALVGYLIRDWRWLLLAVTLPCAPGILSLWWVPESARWLLTQGRVEEAHRYLLRCARLNGQLVGEDGLSREALNKVATRERVVQRPSYLDLFRTPRLRYISLCCMVMWFGVNFSYYGLSLDLSGLGLNVYQTQLLFGAVEVPSKLLVYLLVRHVGRRLTQAGMLLGTALALGTSLLVPSEMGAWSIALAVIGKGFSEGAFTTAYLFTSELYPTVLRQTGMGLTSLVGRLGGSLAPLAALLDGVWLPLPKLAYGGIALLAACTALLLPETRQAQLPETIQDVERSAPSSLQEEEMPMKQVQD; from the exons ATGAGATTCGAGGAGCTGCTAGAGCAGGTGGGCGGCTTTGGGCCCTTCCAGCTGTGCAATGTGGCCCTGCTGGCCCTCCCCCGAGTGCTGCTGCCCATGCACTTCCTCCTGCCCGTCTTCCTGGCGGCCGTACCTGCCCACCGCTGTGCGCTGCCTGGTACCCCCGCCAACTTCAGCCACCAGGACGCGTGGCTGGAGGCCCACCTGTCCCGGGAGCCTGACGGCACCCTCAGCTCCTGCCTCTACTTCACCCACTCCCAGGCCCTCCCCAACACCACGTTTTGGGGAGCGGATCAGAGCCCTGGGCAGCTGGAGGGTGAGCCCTCCACAGCACCCTGCCCTCAGGGCTGGGACTACGACCGCTCCGAGTTCTCCTCCACCATTGCAACCGAG TGGGACCTCGTGTGCGAGCAGAAAGGCCTGAACAAAGCcacttccactttcttttttgctGGTGTGCTGGTGGGGGCTGTGGCCTTCGGATACCTGTCTGACAG GTTCGGGAGACGCCGTCTGCTGCTGGTGGCCTATGTGAGTTCCCTGGTGCTAGGCCTGGCGTCTGCAGCCTCGGTGAGCTACATCATGTTCGTCATCACCCGCACCCTCACTGGCACAGCTCTGGCTGGCTTCACCATCATCGTGATGCCACTGG aAATGGAATGGCTGGACGTGGGACACCGCACCGTGGCAGGTGTCCTAAGCGGCACCTTCTGGACAGTGGGTGTGATGCTCTTGGCGCTGGTCGGATACCTGATACGGGACTGGCGATGGCTTCTGCTGGCTGTCACTCTGCCTTGTGCCCCAGGCATCCTCAGCCTCTG GTGGGTGCCCGAGTCTGCACGCTGGCTTTTGACCCAGGGCCGTGTGGAGGAGGCCCACAGGTACTTGCTCCGCTGTGCCAGGCTCAATGGGCAGCTCGTGGGTGAAGACGGCCTGAGCCGGGAG GCCCTGAACAAAGTGGCCACTCGGGAGCGAGTAGTTCAAAGACCCTCCTACTTAGACCTGTTCCGGACCCCACGGCTCCGATACATCTCACTGTGCTGCATGGTGATGTG GTTTGGAGTGAATTTCTCCTATTATGGCCTGAGCCTGGACCTGTCGGGGCTGGGGCTGAACGTGTACCAAACGCAGCTGCTGTTCGGGGCTGTTGAGGTGCCCTCCAAGCTGCTGGTCTACCTGTTGGTGCGCCACGTGGGACGCCGTCTCACGCAAGCAGGAATGCTCCTGGGCACGGCCCTTGCTTTGGGTACCAGTCTGCTGGTGCCCTCTG AGATGGGCGCATGGAGCATCGCCCTGGCTGTGATAGGGAAAGGTTTTTCTGAAGGTGCCTTCACCACTGCCTACCTGTTCACGTCGGAGTTGTACCCTACTGTGCTCag ACAGACAGGGATGGGGCTGACTTCACTGGTGGGCCGGCTGGGGGGCTCTCTGGCCCCACTGGCAGCTTTGCTGGATGGAGTATGGCTGCCACTGCCCAAGCTCGCTTATGGGGGGATCGCCCTGCTGGCTGCCTGTACTGCCCTCCTGCTACCAGAGACGAGGCAAGCACAGCTGCCAGAGACCATCCAGGACGTGGAGAGGAG TGCCCCATCCAGCCTTCAGGAGGAAGAGATGCCCATGAAGCAGGTCCAGGACTGA
- the SLC22A7 gene encoding solute carrier family 22 member 7 isoform X3 yields the protein MRFEELLEQVGGFGPFQLCNVALLALPRVLLPMHFLLPVFLAAVPAHRCALPGTPANFSHQDAWLEAHLSREPDGTLSSCLYFTHSQALPNTTFWGADQSPGQLEGEPSTAPCPQGWDYDRSEFSSTIATEVRETPSAAGGLCEFPGARPGVCSLGELHHVRHHPHPHWHSSGWLHHHRDATGWVPESARWLLTQGRVEEAHRYLLRCARLNGQLVGEDGLSREALNKVATRERVVQRPSYLDLFRTPRLRYISLCCMVMWFGVNFSYYGLSLDLSGLGLNVYQTQLLFGAVEVPSKLLVYLLVRHVGRRLTQAGMLLGTALALGTSLLVPSEMGAWSIALAVIGKGFSEGAFTTAYLFTSELYPTVLRQTGMGLTSLVGRLGGSLAPLAALLDGVWLPLPKLAYGGIALLAACTALLLPETRQAQLPETIQDVERSAPSSLQEEEMPMKQVQD from the exons ATGAGATTCGAGGAGCTGCTAGAGCAGGTGGGCGGCTTTGGGCCCTTCCAGCTGTGCAATGTGGCCCTGCTGGCCCTCCCCCGAGTGCTGCTGCCCATGCACTTCCTCCTGCCCGTCTTCCTGGCGGCCGTACCTGCCCACCGCTGTGCGCTGCCTGGTACCCCCGCCAACTTCAGCCACCAGGACGCGTGGCTGGAGGCCCACCTGTCCCGGGAGCCTGACGGCACCCTCAGCTCCTGCCTCTACTTCACCCACTCCCAGGCCCTCCCCAACACCACGTTTTGGGGAGCGGATCAGAGCCCTGGGCAGCTGGAGGGTGAGCCCTCCACAGCACCCTGCCCTCAGGGCTGGGACTACGACCGCTCCGAGTTCTCCTCCACCATTGCAACCGAG GTTCGGGAGACGCCGTCTGCTGCTGGTGGCCTATGTGAGTTCCCTGGTGCTAGGCCTGGCGTCTGCAGCCTCGGTGAGCTACATCATGTTCGTCATCACCCGCACCCTCACTGGCACAGCTCTGGCTGGCTTCACCATCATCGTGATGCCACTGG GTGGGTGCCCGAGTCTGCACGCTGGCTTTTGACCCAGGGCCGTGTGGAGGAGGCCCACAGGTACTTGCTCCGCTGTGCCAGGCTCAATGGGCAGCTCGTGGGTGAAGACGGCCTGAGCCGGGAG GCCCTGAACAAAGTGGCCACTCGGGAGCGAGTAGTTCAAAGACCCTCCTACTTAGACCTGTTCCGGACCCCACGGCTCCGATACATCTCACTGTGCTGCATGGTGATGTG GTTTGGAGTGAATTTCTCCTATTATGGCCTGAGCCTGGACCTGTCGGGGCTGGGGCTGAACGTGTACCAAACGCAGCTGCTGTTCGGGGCTGTTGAGGTGCCCTCCAAGCTGCTGGTCTACCTGTTGGTGCGCCACGTGGGACGCCGTCTCACGCAAGCAGGAATGCTCCTGGGCACGGCCCTTGCTTTGGGTACCAGTCTGCTGGTGCCCTCTG AGATGGGCGCATGGAGCATCGCCCTGGCTGTGATAGGGAAAGGTTTTTCTGAAGGTGCCTTCACCACTGCCTACCTGTTCACGTCGGAGTTGTACCCTACTGTGCTCag ACAGACAGGGATGGGGCTGACTTCACTGGTGGGCCGGCTGGGGGGCTCTCTGGCCCCACTGGCAGCTTTGCTGGATGGAGTATGGCTGCCACTGCCCAAGCTCGCTTATGGGGGGATCGCCCTGCTGGCTGCCTGTACTGCCCTCCTGCTACCAGAGACGAGGCAAGCACAGCTGCCAGAGACCATCCAGGACGTGGAGAGGAG TGCCCCATCCAGCCTTCAGGAGGAAGAGATGCCCATGAAGCAGGTCCAGGACTGA
- the SLC22A7 gene encoding solute carrier family 22 member 7 isoform X2 gives MRFEELLEQVGGFGPFQLCNVALLALPRVLLPMHFLLPVFLAAVPAHRCALPGTPANFSHQDAWLEAHLSREPDGTLSSCLYFTHSQALPNTTFWGADQSPGQLEGEPSTAPCPQGWDYDRSEFSSTIATEVRETPSAAGGLCEFPGARPGVCSLGELHHVRHHPHPHWHSSGWLHHHRDATGNGMAGRGTPHRGRCPKRHLLDSGCDALGAGRIPDTGLAMASAGCHSALCPRHPQPLVGARVCTLAFDPGPCGGGPQALNKVATRERVVQRPSYLDLFRTPRLRYISLCCMVMWFGVNFSYYGLSLDLSGLGLNVYQTQLLFGAVEVPSKLLVYLLVRHVGRRLTQAGMLLGTALALGTSLLVPSEMGAWSIALAVIGKGFSEGAFTTAYLFTSELYPTVLRQTGMGLTSLVGRLGGSLAPLAALLDGVWLPLPKLAYGGIALLAACTALLLPETRQAQLPETIQDVERSAPSSLQEEEMPMKQVQD, from the exons ATGAGATTCGAGGAGCTGCTAGAGCAGGTGGGCGGCTTTGGGCCCTTCCAGCTGTGCAATGTGGCCCTGCTGGCCCTCCCCCGAGTGCTGCTGCCCATGCACTTCCTCCTGCCCGTCTTCCTGGCGGCCGTACCTGCCCACCGCTGTGCGCTGCCTGGTACCCCCGCCAACTTCAGCCACCAGGACGCGTGGCTGGAGGCCCACCTGTCCCGGGAGCCTGACGGCACCCTCAGCTCCTGCCTCTACTTCACCCACTCCCAGGCCCTCCCCAACACCACGTTTTGGGGAGCGGATCAGAGCCCTGGGCAGCTGGAGGGTGAGCCCTCCACAGCACCCTGCCCTCAGGGCTGGGACTACGACCGCTCCGAGTTCTCCTCCACCATTGCAACCGAG GTTCGGGAGACGCCGTCTGCTGCTGGTGGCCTATGTGAGTTCCCTGGTGCTAGGCCTGGCGTCTGCAGCCTCGGTGAGCTACATCATGTTCGTCATCACCCGCACCCTCACTGGCACAGCTCTGGCTGGCTTCACCATCATCGTGATGCCACTGG aAATGGAATGGCTGGACGTGGGACACCGCACCGTGGCAGGTGTCCTAAGCGGCACCTTCTGGACAGTGGGTGTGATGCTCTTGGCGCTGGTCGGATACCTGATACGGGACTGGCGATGGCTTCTGCTGGCTGTCACTCTGCCTTGTGCCCCAGGCATCCTCAGCCTCTG GTGGGTGCCCGAGTCTGCACGCTGGCTTTTGACCCAGGGCCGTGTGGAGGAGGCCCACAG GCCCTGAACAAAGTGGCCACTCGGGAGCGAGTAGTTCAAAGACCCTCCTACTTAGACCTGTTCCGGACCCCACGGCTCCGATACATCTCACTGTGCTGCATGGTGATGTG GTTTGGAGTGAATTTCTCCTATTATGGCCTGAGCCTGGACCTGTCGGGGCTGGGGCTGAACGTGTACCAAACGCAGCTGCTGTTCGGGGCTGTTGAGGTGCCCTCCAAGCTGCTGGTCTACCTGTTGGTGCGCCACGTGGGACGCCGTCTCACGCAAGCAGGAATGCTCCTGGGCACGGCCCTTGCTTTGGGTACCAGTCTGCTGGTGCCCTCTG AGATGGGCGCATGGAGCATCGCCCTGGCTGTGATAGGGAAAGGTTTTTCTGAAGGTGCCTTCACCACTGCCTACCTGTTCACGTCGGAGTTGTACCCTACTGTGCTCag ACAGACAGGGATGGGGCTGACTTCACTGGTGGGCCGGCTGGGGGGCTCTCTGGCCCCACTGGCAGCTTTGCTGGATGGAGTATGGCTGCCACTGCCCAAGCTCGCTTATGGGGGGATCGCCCTGCTGGCTGCCTGTACTGCCCTCCTGCTACCAGAGACGAGGCAAGCACAGCTGCCAGAGACCATCCAGGACGTGGAGAGGAG TGCCCCATCCAGCCTTCAGGAGGAAGAGATGCCCATGAAGCAGGTCCAGGACTGA